One Roseomonas sp. OT10 DNA window includes the following coding sequences:
- a CDS encoding DUF5681 domain-containing protein: MAKTSKPANPLLNTGEQAEGVPGRKPDGRFLPGHSGNPGGRPKGARSRLNRMAEDFALTNGEGLLAIAYGMCLDRDAATLRLLLERIFPAKDWCPEPEPDLILGPLETVEDIKSASGRVIAAYRSGGVTSADVGKLHRVLAARLSIIAPGAKPPITLVDAGEA; the protein is encoded by the coding sequence ATGGCGAAGACCTCCAAGCCCGCGAATCCCCTGTTGAATACAGGGGAACAGGCCGAAGGCGTGCCCGGACGGAAGCCCGATGGACGATTCCTGCCGGGTCATTCCGGCAACCCTGGCGGGAGGCCCAAGGGCGCCCGGAGTCGCTTGAACCGGATGGCGGAAGACTTCGCTCTGACGAATGGAGAGGGGCTTCTCGCCATCGCCTACGGCATGTGTCTCGACCGGGACGCCGCGACCCTGCGCTTGCTCTTGGAGCGCATCTTCCCGGCCAAGGACTGGTGCCCGGAGCCGGAACCCGATCTCATCCTTGGCCCCCTGGAAACCGTGGAGGATATCAAGTCCGCGTCCGGTCGGGTGATCGCTGCCTACAGGTCAGGAGGCGTCACTTCGGCAGACGTAGGCAAGCTGCATCGGGTCCTGGCCGCCCGGCTCTCCATCATCGCGCCGGGAGCCAAGCCACCCATCACCCTTGTTGATGCGGGGGAGGCTTGA
- a CDS encoding IS3 family transposase (programmed frameshift), whose amino-acid sequence MTAKKTAASYSPEVRERSVRLVLDGAGEHGSQWAAIGSIAAKIGCTAETLRRWVRQAERDRGKRAGPTSEDRDRIKALERENRELRQANEILRKASAYFCPGGARPPVEAMIAFIDDHRGVYGVESICRVLPIAPSTYHAHAARRADPTLGSARSQRDSMLRAEVRRVHAENFGVYGVRKVWRQLGREGTSVARCTVARLMRQMGLRGVVRGKETRTTVPDKGAPCPADRVNRQFLAPRPNLLWVSDFTYVATWQGFVYVAFVIDTFARRIVGWRVSRTSHAGFVLDALEQALHDRRPVQGMGLIHHSDRGVQYVSIRYTERLAEAGIEPSVGSVGDSYDNALAESVIGLFKTEVIRRRGPWRSLEGVEFATLEWVDWFNNRRLLEPIGNIPPAEAEARYYAAQEAIALAA is encoded by the exons ATGACGGCGAAGAAGACGGCGGCGAGCTACTCGCCTGAGGTTCGGGAGCGGTCGGTGCGGCTGGTGCTGGACGGCGCCGGGGAGCATGGCTCGCAATGGGCGGCGATTGGCTCGATCGCGGCGAAGATCGGCTGCACGGCGGAGACGCTGCGTCGCTGGGTCCGGCAGGCCGAGCGTGACCGCGGCAAGCGTGCCGGGCCCACGAGCGAGGATCGGGATCGCATCAAGGCGCTGGAGCGGGAGAACCGCGAGCTGCGCCAGGCGAACGAGATCCTGCGCAAGGCATCAGCGTATT TTTGCCCTGGCGGAGCTCGACCGCCGGTCGAAGCCATGATCGCCTTCATCGACGATCATCGGGGCGTGTACGGGGTCGAGTCGATCTGCCGGGTTCTGCCGATCGCCCCGTCCACCTACCACGCCCATGCCGCGCGCCGCGCCGATCCCACTCTGGGCTCGGCCAGGTCGCAGCGGGACAGCATGCTGCGGGCGGAGGTGCGGCGGGTCCACGCCGAGAACTTCGGCGTCTACGGCGTGCGGAAGGTCTGGCGCCAGCTCGGCCGCGAGGGGACGTCGGTCGCCCGCTGCACGGTGGCGCGGCTGATGCGCCAGATGGGCCTGCGCGGCGTGGTGCGTGGCAAGGAGACCAGGACGACGGTGCCCGACAAGGGCGCGCCATGCCCGGCCGACCGGGTAAACCGGCAGTTCCTGGCGCCGCGGCCGAACCTGCTCTGGGTGTCGGACTTCACCTACGTCGCGACCTGGCAGGGCTTCGTCTACGTCGCCTTCGTCATCGACACCTTCGCGCGGCGGATCGTCGGCTGGCGGGTGTCGCGCACCTCCCATGCTGGCTTCGTCCTGGATGCCCTGGAGCAGGCGCTGCATGACCGGCGGCCTGTCCAGGGCATGGGGCTGATCCATCACAGCGATCGCGGGGTCCAATACGTGTCTATCCGCTACACCGAGCGCCTGGCGGAAGCGGGCATCGAGCCGTCGGTCGGCAGCGTCGGCGACAGCTACGACAACGCGCTGGCCGAGAGCGTCATCGGCCTGTTCAAGACCGAGGTCATTCGGCGCCGCGGCCCGTGGCGCAGCCTGGAGGGCGTCGAGTTCGCCACCCTCGAATGGGTGGACTGGTTCAACAACCGCCGCCTCCTCGAGCCGATCGGAAACATCCCGCCCGCCGAGGCGGAGGCGCGCTACTATGCCGCCCAGGAGGCCATAGCCCTGGCGGCCTGA
- a CDS encoding DUF6476 family protein, whose product MRALKVLVVVMGVLIVGGTVTLAVLIVQRMSGAMPSSASLAANAPPVQAALGQPAGSRILGIAGGAEGRVAVWIGRPDGERLLLLDTRSGRTVGEVRLGE is encoded by the coding sequence TTGCGCGCGCTCAAGGTGCTCGTCGTGGTGATGGGGGTGCTGATCGTCGGGGGCACCGTGACGCTGGCGGTGCTGATCGTCCAGCGCATGTCGGGGGCCATGCCCTCCTCCGCCTCGCTGGCCGCGAATGCGCCGCCGGTGCAGGCCGCGCTCGGCCAGCCCGCCGGCAGCCGCATCCTGGGAATCGCCGGGGGCGCCGAGGGTCGCGTGGCCGTCTGGATCGGCCGGCCGGACGGCGAGCGGCTGCTGCTGCTGGATACGCGCAGCGGCCGGACCGTCGGGGAGGTCCGGCTGGGGGAGTGA
- a CDS encoding RluA family pseudouridine synthase, which yields MSARNPDPDSLEILATPEQAGGRLDRLLATASGSLSRSRVKALIEAGQLRRDGQPVTEPAEAVRAGSRYVLTIPPPEPATPQAQDIPLTILFEDADLIVLDKPAGLVVHPAPGNLDGTLVNALLAHAGDDLPGIGGEKRPGIVHRLDKDTSGVMVVAKSQVAHQALSEAFATRDLDREYLALAWGLPSPAKGEVEAAIGRHALDRKRMAVVGRQGARAGKAALTRYATERAWGTACSLLRCRLATGRTHQIRVHLSHIGHPLVGDPVYLRRTPAAARLLPAEARDTLLAFPRQALHAATLGFRHPVTGAPMAFSSPLPEDMAKLLMLLDTTVM from the coding sequence TTGAGCGCGCGCAATCCCGACCCCGATTCCCTGGAGATCCTCGCCACGCCCGAACAGGCTGGCGGCAGGCTCGACCGCCTGCTGGCGACGGCGTCAGGGTCACTCTCGCGCTCGCGTGTCAAGGCGCTGATCGAGGCCGGCCAGCTCCGCCGCGACGGGCAGCCGGTGACGGAACCCGCCGAGGCGGTGCGCGCCGGCAGCCGCTACGTGCTGACCATCCCGCCGCCGGAGCCGGCGACGCCGCAGGCGCAGGACATCCCGCTGACGATCCTGTTCGAGGATGCGGACCTGATCGTGCTGGACAAGCCGGCGGGGCTGGTCGTCCACCCGGCGCCCGGGAACCTCGACGGCACGCTGGTCAACGCGCTGCTGGCGCATGCGGGCGACGACCTGCCGGGAATCGGGGGGGAGAAGCGGCCGGGGATCGTCCATCGCCTGGACAAGGACACCAGCGGGGTGATGGTCGTCGCCAAGTCCCAGGTGGCGCACCAGGCGCTGTCGGAAGCCTTCGCGACCCGTGACCTGGACCGGGAGTACTTGGCCCTGGCCTGGGGCCTCCCGTCGCCGGCGAAGGGAGAGGTCGAGGCGGCGATCGGCCGCCATGCCCTCGACCGCAAGCGCATGGCGGTGGTCGGGCGGCAGGGCGCCCGCGCGGGCAAGGCGGCGCTGACCCGCTATGCCACGGAGCGGGCCTGGGGAACGGCCTGCTCCCTCCTGCGCTGCCGGCTGGCCACGGGGCGGACGCACCAGATCCGGGTCCACCTGTCCCATATCGGCCATCCGCTGGTGGGCGACCCGGTCTACCTCCGCCGCACCCCCGCCGCGGCACGCCTGCTGCCGGCCGAGGCGCGCGACACCCTGCTCGCCTTCCCGCGCCAGGCCCTGCATGCCGCCACGCTGGGCTTCCGCCATCCGGTGACCGGGGCGCCCATGGCCTTCTCCTCGCCGCTTCCGGAGGACATGGCCAAACTCTTGATGTTGCTGGATACGACCGTGATGTAA
- the rpoH gene encoding RNA polymerase sigma factor RpoH has protein sequence MASSSMIPIAPEGNLSRYLQEIRKFPMLSPEEELSLSKRWKDNGDEKAAHKLVTSHLRLVAKIAMGYRGYGLPVGELISEGNVGMMQAVKRFDPDRGFRLATYAMWWIRAAIQEYILHSWSLVKMGTTAAQKKLFFNLRRLKAQMSALEEGDLQSEQVEKIARVLQVPEQDVVSMNRRLASPDHSLNAPVRADSEGEWQDWLVDEDESQESALAEREDMSNRRHLLDTALKTLNERERHILIERRLKDEPTTLEELSQQYNISRERVRQIEVRAFEKLQKSMKNQIVERRLQVA, from the coding sequence ATGGCTTCCAGTTCCATGATTCCGATCGCCCCCGAGGGCAACCTCTCCCGCTACCTGCAGGAGATCCGCAAGTTCCCCATGCTCTCCCCCGAGGAGGAGCTGTCCCTGTCCAAGCGCTGGAAGGATAATGGGGACGAAAAGGCCGCGCACAAGCTCGTCACCTCGCATCTGCGACTCGTGGCCAAGATCGCCATGGGCTATCGCGGCTACGGCCTGCCGGTCGGCGAGCTGATCAGCGAGGGCAATGTCGGCATGATGCAGGCGGTGAAGCGGTTCGACCCGGACCGCGGCTTCCGCCTCGCCACCTACGCCATGTGGTGGATCCGCGCCGCCATCCAGGAATACATCCTGCACTCCTGGTCGCTGGTGAAGATGGGCACCACCGCCGCGCAGAAGAAGCTGTTCTTCAACCTGCGCCGGCTGAAGGCCCAGATGTCCGCGCTCGAGGAGGGCGACCTCCAGTCCGAGCAGGTCGAGAAGATCGCCCGCGTGCTCCAGGTGCCGGAGCAGGACGTGGTGTCGATGAACCGGCGCCTCGCCTCGCCCGACCACAGCCTGAACGCCCCCGTCCGCGCCGACAGCGAGGGCGAGTGGCAGGACTGGCTGGTCGACGAGGACGAGAGCCAGGAGAGCGCGCTGGCCGAGCGGGAGGACATGTCCAACCGCCGCCACCTGCTCGACACCGCGCTGAAGACGCTGAACGAGCGCGAGCGGCACATCCTGATCGAGCGCCGCCTCAAGGACGAGCCGACCACGCTGGAGGAGCTGTCGCAGCAGTACAACATCTCGCGGGAGCGGGTCCGCCAGATCGAGGTCCGTGCCTTCGAGAAGCTGCAGAAGTCGATGAAGAACCAGATCGTCGAGCGCCGCCTCCAGGTGGCTTGA
- a CDS encoding MFS transporter, with product MNPSPPAAAVPNAFACLLPIVAMVFSAMLCVGLPLPVLPVHLHETLGFGPFVVGLVIGLQSLAAVVTRPHAGALVDRRGPPLAVLTGAPLLALAGGAYLLSTLPDAAGAQLALLLAGRLLLGLGESLFLTGTMSWGIARLGAARTGMVMAWQGIAMFSALGLGAPAGLWLLERFGFAAVGWATLLLPLLAMALAALLPAPPARPRHDGPRVPMRRVLGLIARPGGALALASMPFAMLSGFITLHYAAEGWAGAGLALTAFAAGFILVRLFLAHLPDRLGGRSVGAVCCLVVMLGQGLLWLATAPWMALAGAAVTGLGSSLMFPAMGVEAIRRVPPESRGVAVGGFMASFDVSVGLTGPLAGLLIAASGYRAMFLAGVLVSLAALALILWRPRDEVPA from the coding sequence GTGAATCCATCCCCACCCGCCGCAGCCGTGCCGAACGCCTTCGCGTGTCTGCTGCCCATCGTCGCCATGGTGTTCAGCGCGATGCTCTGCGTCGGGCTGCCCCTGCCGGTGCTGCCGGTCCATCTGCATGAGACGCTGGGCTTCGGCCCCTTCGTGGTCGGACTGGTGATCGGGCTGCAATCCCTGGCGGCGGTGGTGACGCGGCCGCATGCCGGCGCGCTGGTCGACCGGCGCGGGCCGCCCCTGGCGGTGCTGACGGGGGCGCCGCTGCTGGCCCTGGCCGGCGGCGCCTATCTCCTCTCCACCCTGCCGGACGCGGCGGGGGCCCAGTTGGCGCTGCTGCTGGCCGGACGCCTGTTGCTGGGCCTGGGCGAGAGCCTGTTCCTGACCGGCACCATGAGTTGGGGCATCGCCCGGCTGGGGGCCGCCCGCACCGGTATGGTCATGGCTTGGCAGGGCATCGCCATGTTCAGCGCCCTGGGGCTCGGCGCCCCGGCCGGGCTCTGGCTGCTGGAGCGCTTCGGCTTCGCCGCGGTGGGCTGGGCGACGCTGCTGCTGCCCCTGCTGGCCATGGCCCTGGCCGCCCTGCTGCCGGCACCGCCGGCGCGGCCGCGCCATGATGGCCCGCGCGTCCCGATGCGCCGGGTGCTGGGCCTGATCGCCCGGCCCGGCGGCGCCCTGGCCCTCGCCAGCATGCCATTCGCCATGCTGTCGGGCTTCATCACCCTGCACTACGCCGCCGAGGGCTGGGCTGGGGCGGGGCTGGCGCTGACGGCCTTCGCCGCCGGCTTTATCCTGGTCCGGCTGTTCCTGGCGCACCTGCCGGACCGGCTTGGCGGCCGTTCGGTGGGGGCGGTGTGCTGCCTGGTGGTGATGCTGGGGCAGGGGCTGCTGTGGCTGGCGACGGCACCCTGGATGGCCCTGGCCGGGGCGGCGGTGACGGGGCTGGGGTCCTCCCTGATGTTCCCGGCCATGGGGGTGGAGGCGATACGGCGCGTGCCGCCGGAGAGCCGCGGCGTGGCGGTGGGGGGCTTCATGGCCAGCTTCGACGTCTCGGTCGGGCTGACCGGGCCGCTGGCCGGGCTGCTGATCGCCGCCTCCGGCTACCGGGCGATGTTCCTGGCGGGCGTGCTGGTCAGCCTGGCGGCGCTGGCGCTGATCCTGTGGCGGCCGCGCGACGAGGTCCCGGCCTAG
- a CDS encoding Gfo/Idh/MocA family protein: MPDDAKTMPRASRRGLMQASGLSALGVALGGAGAPGYPAPSRMDTGGVEGGRVTFPNWRGQAEPEPPPPPAPLPPGERVGYAIVGLGRLSLEEILPAFGACRQSRPVALVSGSPEKAAVVARQYGIPDSSVLGYDNFEDLRQLREVRAVYIVLPNGMHREYTERAAAIGKHVLCEKPMANTPEEAQAMVEACARAGVKLMVAYRCQYEPHSRAAIRLVRFGELGKLRFIHATNVQSNGPGPQWRYAKALAGGGALPDIGLYCLNATRYLTGEEPVEVSAQMQSPAGDPRFAEVEESMDFRLRFPSGIVAQCVTSYGAFQDKTLRLLFENGLAEIPDAFAYRGQRLFVSRKAGEIIERQERVIARKNQFATEIDHFSERLRAGEAPHTPGEEGLQDQRLMAALYRAATEGRPVEVPSPERRTRGPEPAEG; this comes from the coding sequence ATGCCCGACGACGCCAAGACCATGCCGCGTGCCTCCCGTCGCGGGCTGATGCAGGCGTCGGGTCTCTCGGCCCTGGGCGTGGCGCTGGGTGGGGCCGGGGCGCCCGGTTATCCCGCGCCGAGCCGGATGGACACCGGGGGCGTCGAGGGCGGGCGCGTCACCTTCCCCAACTGGCGCGGCCAGGCGGAGCCGGAGCCGCCGCCGCCGCCCGCGCCGCTGCCACCGGGGGAGCGCGTGGGCTATGCCATCGTCGGACTCGGCCGGCTGAGCCTGGAGGAGATCCTGCCGGCCTTCGGGGCGTGCAGGCAGTCGCGCCCCGTCGCGCTGGTCAGCGGCAGCCCGGAGAAGGCGGCGGTCGTGGCCCGGCAGTACGGCATTCCCGATTCCTCCGTGCTCGGCTACGACAACTTCGAGGATCTGCGCCAGCTGCGCGAGGTGCGCGCCGTCTACATCGTCCTGCCCAACGGCATGCACCGCGAGTACACCGAGCGCGCGGCGGCGATCGGCAAGCACGTGCTGTGCGAGAAGCCGATGGCGAATACCCCCGAGGAGGCGCAGGCGATGGTCGAGGCCTGCGCCCGGGCCGGGGTGAAGCTGATGGTGGCCTATCGCTGCCAGTACGAGCCGCACAGCCGCGCCGCGATCCGCCTGGTCCGCTTCGGCGAGCTGGGGAAGCTGCGCTTCATCCATGCCACCAACGTGCAGTCCAACGGTCCCGGCCCGCAGTGGCGCTACGCGAAGGCCCTCGCGGGCGGCGGGGCGCTGCCGGACATCGGGCTCTACTGCCTGAATGCCACGCGCTACCTGACCGGCGAGGAACCCGTGGAGGTCTCGGCCCAGATGCAGAGCCCGGCGGGCGATCCCCGCTTCGCGGAGGTAGAGGAAAGCATGGATTTCCGCCTGCGCTTCCCGTCCGGCATCGTGGCGCAATGCGTCACCTCCTACGGCGCCTTCCAGGACAAGACGCTGCGGCTGCTCTTCGAGAACGGGCTGGCGGAAATCCCGGACGCCTTCGCCTATCGCGGCCAGCGGCTGTTCGTCTCCCGCAAGGCGGGGGAGATCATCGAGCGGCAGGAGCGGGTGATCGCCCGGAAGAACCAGTTCGCCACGGAGATCGACCACTTCTCCGAACGGCTGCGCGCCGGCGAGGCGCCGCACACGCCGGGCGAGGAGGGGCTGCAGGACCAGCGGCTGATGGCGGCCCTCTACCGCGCCGCGACGGAGGGCCGGCCGGTCGAGGTGCCGAGTCCGGAGCGGCGGACGCGGGGGCCGGAACCGGCGGAAGGCTAG
- a CDS encoding VOC family protein has translation MIEHTTTTPAPHPGANQGPAPAGLRIGHVHLKVAELERGLRFWRDVIGLQETQRYGRHAVFLSAGGYHHHIALNTWESAGGPPPAPGTTGLYHVALLYPDRATLGTALRRVLEAGIPLEGASDHGVSEAIYLRDPDGNGVELYRDRAREEWPRDEAGGLAMVTRPLDLRALLAEAG, from the coding sequence ATGATCGAGCACACCACCACCACCCCGGCCCCCCATCCGGGGGCCAACCAGGGCCCGGCGCCGGCCGGGCTTCGCATCGGCCACGTCCACCTGAAGGTCGCCGAGCTGGAGCGCGGCCTGCGCTTCTGGCGCGACGTGATCGGGCTGCAGGAGACGCAGCGCTACGGCCGCCACGCCGTCTTCCTCTCGGCGGGCGGCTACCACCACCACATCGCCCTCAACACCTGGGAGAGCGCCGGGGGGCCGCCGCCCGCCCCGGGCACCACCGGGCTCTACCACGTCGCCCTGCTCTACCCGGACCGCGCCACGCTGGGCACGGCGCTGCGCCGGGTGCTGGAGGCCGGCATCCCGCTGGAGGGCGCCTCCGACCACGGCGTGTCGGAGGCGATCTACCTGCGCGACCCGGACGGCAACGGCGTGGAGCTGTACCGCGACCGCGCCCGGGAGGAATGGCCCCGCGACGAGGCCGGCGGGCTGGCCATGGTCACCCGCCCGCTCGACCTGCGCGCCCTGCTGGCCGAGGCGGGCTGA
- a CDS encoding SLC13 family permease, with amino-acid sequence MSFSFISPAEPQSNRKLAYLILALALYVGVLLLPTPAGLSASGQVALGLLVLVIVLWISECVSPANSAIILVGMAVLGLMGKPLREGGPPLSSTGALNAMLTGFSSTAVLLVAAALFLAVALKLTGLDRRVALLVMSKVGISASRLILGAMLVGFVLALFIPSATARVGAVIPIMVGIITALGLPVSSSLGATLMIVTASACSIFNMGIKTGAAQNLISLNFMQQAFGHTITWGGWFVTALPFTIGMCVVLYLAAMFILRPEVPAKEEAERRLAEELASLGPVTPAEMRLMFVAALLLVLWSTEGVLHPLDTTTTTQLGIALLLMPRFGVMHWAQAEKLVPWGTVILFAAGISLGTLMSTTGAAAWLAQVTLGQLGLAALPVFLVVGALSLFSIVLHLGFASATGLASTLIPIMIAFAQTLPYGKETAFGIVLIQSMVVSFGFILPTNAPQNMLCYGTGAFTINQFAKVGVVVTVAGLALIVLLSATLWPLMGVL; translated from the coding sequence ATGTCCTTCTCCTTCATCTCGCCTGCCGAACCGCAGTCGAACCGCAAGCTCGCCTACCTCATCCTCGCGCTCGCCCTCTATGTCGGCGTGCTGCTGCTGCCCACGCCGGCCGGGCTGTCCGCCTCCGGCCAGGTGGCGCTGGGCCTGCTGGTGCTGGTCATCGTGCTGTGGATCAGCGAGTGCGTCTCCCCCGCCAACAGCGCCATCATCCTGGTCGGCATGGCCGTGCTCGGCCTGATGGGCAAGCCGCTGCGCGAGGGTGGGCCGCCGCTCAGCTCCACCGGCGCGCTGAACGCCATGCTCACCGGCTTCTCCTCCACCGCGGTGCTGCTGGTCGCGGCCGCCCTCTTCCTTGCCGTCGCGCTGAAGCTCACCGGGCTGGACCGGCGCGTCGCCCTGCTGGTGATGAGCAAGGTCGGCATCTCCGCCTCGCGACTCATCCTCGGCGCCATGCTGGTGGGCTTCGTGCTGGCGCTGTTCATCCCCTCGGCCACCGCCCGCGTCGGCGCGGTCATCCCGATCATGGTCGGCATCATCACCGCCCTGGGCCTGCCGGTCTCCAGCAGCCTGGGCGCGACCCTGATGATCGTCACCGCCTCGGCCTGCTCCATCTTCAACATGGGCATCAAGACCGGCGCGGCGCAGAACCTGATCAGCCTGAACTTCATGCAGCAGGCCTTCGGCCACACCATCACCTGGGGCGGCTGGTTCGTCACCGCGCTGCCCTTCACCATCGGCATGTGCGTCGTGCTCTACCTCGCCGCCATGTTCATCCTGCGCCCGGAGGTGCCGGCGAAGGAGGAGGCGGAGCGGCGCCTGGCCGAGGAGCTGGCCAGCCTCGGCCCCGTCACCCCCGCGGAGATGCGGCTGATGTTCGTCGCCGCCCTGCTGCTGGTGCTGTGGTCCACCGAGGGGGTGCTGCACCCGCTCGACACCACCACCACCACCCAGCTCGGCATCGCCCTGCTGCTCATGCCGCGCTTCGGGGTGATGCACTGGGCCCAGGCGGAGAAGCTGGTGCCCTGGGGCACCGTGATCCTCTTCGCCGCGGGCATCTCCCTCGGCACCCTGATGTCCACCACCGGCGCCGCCGCCTGGCTGGCGCAGGTCACCCTGGGCCAGCTCGGCCTCGCGGCGCTGCCGGTCTTCCTGGTGGTGGGCGCGCTGTCGCTGTTCAGCATCGTGCTGCACCTGGGCTTCGCCTCGGCGACCGGGCTGGCCAGCACCCTGATCCCCATCATGATCGCCTTCGCCCAGACCCTGCCCTACGGCAAGGAGACCGCCTTCGGGATCGTGCTGATCCAGAGCATGGTCGTGTCCTTCGGCTTCATCCTGCCGACCAATGCGCCGCAGAACATGCTCTGCTACGGCACCGGCGCCTTCACCATCAACCAGTTCGCCAAGGTGGGCGTGGTCGTCACCGTCGCGGGCCTGGCGCTGATCGTGCTGCTCTCCGCCACCCTGTGGCCCCTGATGGGAGTGCTGTGA
- a CDS encoding lactate/malate family dehydrogenase, with protein MAGKVGIVGAGLVGAAAGYLLSQTPGVREVVLVDLDTARAASEAADIAHAASFGSTALVRAGDYAELAGADVIVITAGVSLKPGQTRLDLLARNAAIVGGIIGEVLKVAPETVLLFATNPVDVMPALAVRRFGVPPGRAIGTGCALDSARFRDRLAQEFGVSPTSMHAYVLGEHGDSEVLHWSGAHVAAMPLARFAELRGDPLTPERQAAIAQEVRTSAYRIKEGKGVSNFGIGGCIARLTQALVNDEHTVFTVSTVMDEALGVADTCISLPHVLGARGASAPMLPPLDAEETEALRHSAEVIREAIGHALAARA; from the coding sequence ATGGCCGGCAAGGTCGGGATCGTCGGCGCCGGGCTGGTCGGCGCCGCGGCGGGCTATCTCCTCTCGCAGACCCCGGGCGTGCGGGAGGTGGTGCTGGTCGACCTCGACACCGCCCGCGCGGCGAGCGAGGCGGCGGACATCGCCCATGCCGCCTCCTTCGGCAGCACCGCCCTGGTGCGCGCGGGCGACTATGCCGAGCTGGCGGGGGCGGACGTCATCGTCATCACCGCCGGCGTCAGCCTCAAGCCGGGCCAGACCCGGCTGGACCTGCTGGCGCGCAACGCCGCCATCGTCGGCGGCATCATCGGGGAGGTGCTGAAGGTCGCGCCCGAGACGGTGCTGCTCTTCGCCACCAACCCGGTGGACGTGATGCCGGCGCTGGCGGTGCGCCGCTTCGGCGTGCCGCCGGGCCGCGCCATCGGCACCGGCTGCGCGCTCGATTCCGCCCGCTTCCGCGACCGGCTGGCACAGGAGTTCGGCGTCTCCCCCACCTCCATGCACGCCTACGTCCTGGGCGAGCACGGGGATTCCGAGGTGCTGCACTGGAGCGGCGCGCATGTCGCCGCCATGCCGCTGGCCCGCTTCGCCGAGCTGCGCGGCGACCCGCTGACGCCGGAGCGCCAGGCGGCGATCGCCCAGGAGGTCCGCACCTCCGCCTACCGCATCAAGGAGGGCAAGGGCGTCTCCAACTTCGGCATCGGCGGCTGCATCGCGCGCCTCACCCAGGCGCTGGTGAACGACGAGCACACCGTCTTCACCGTCTCCACCGTCATGGACGAGGCGCTGGGCGTGGCGGATACCTGCATCTCCCTGCCGCACGTCCTCGGCGCGCGCGGCGCCTCCGCGCCGATGCTGCCGCCGCTCGACGCGGAGGAGACGGAGGCGCTGCGCCACAGCGCGGAGGTGATCCGCGAGGCCATCGGGCACGCCCTGGCGGCGCGGGCCTGA
- a CDS encoding ABC transporter permease — protein MLRTVLARLGTAIPSIVGVVIVTFLLTRVLPGDTAAYFAGPAATPQAIAEIRGKLGLDRPLPEQFVRYVSDLARGELGTSLTTGQPVAAEIAARLPASAELTLLGLLLAMAIAIPLGILAALKQGSWIDHLCRIVTTAGVSLPVFFTGLLAVYVFYFVLGWAPAPLGRLDAFASEPARITGFFLIDSALAGDAETFLAALSQLALPAATLAVFALAPLARITRASMLAVLASDFVRTARASGLTGRTVVLTYAFRNAMLPVLTTLGMVFSFLLGANVLVEKVFAWPGIGSYAVEALIASDYAPVQGFVLVMAVLYVLLNLAIDLLYGVIDPRMGVA, from the coding sequence ATGCTGCGGACCGTCCTCGCCCGGCTGGGCACCGCCATCCCGAGCATCGTCGGGGTGGTGATCGTCACCTTCCTGCTCACCCGCGTGCTGCCGGGCGACACCGCCGCCTATTTCGCAGGCCCCGCCGCCACGCCGCAGGCCATCGCGGAGATCCGCGGCAAGCTCGGGCTCGACCGGCCGCTGCCGGAGCAGTTCGTGCGCTATGTCTCCGACCTCGCCCGCGGCGAGCTCGGCACCTCGCTCACCACCGGCCAGCCCGTGGCGGCGGAGATCGCCGCGCGGCTGCCCGCCTCGGCCGAGCTGACCCTGCTCGGCCTGCTGCTGGCCATGGCCATCGCCATCCCGCTGGGCATCCTCGCGGCGCTGAAGCAGGGCTCCTGGATCGACCACCTCTGCCGCATCGTCACCACGGCGGGGGTCTCCCTGCCGGTCTTCTTCACCGGGCTGCTGGCCGTCTACGTCTTCTACTTCGTGCTCGGCTGGGCCCCGGCGCCGCTGGGCCGGCTGGACGCCTTCGCCAGCGAGCCGGCCCGGATCACCGGCTTCTTCCTCATCGACAGCGCCCTGGCCGGCGATGCGGAGACCTTCCTCGCCGCCCTGTCGCAGCTCGCCCTGCCGGCCGCCACCCTCGCCGTCTTCGCGCTCGCCCCGCTGGCCCGCATCACCCGCGCCTCGATGCTGGCGGTGCTCGCCTCCGACTTCGTGCGCACGGCGCGGGCCAGCGGGCTGACGGGGCGGACGGTGGTCCTCACCTACGCCTTCCGCAACGCGATGCTGCCGGTGCTGACCACGCTGGGCATGGTCTTCTCCTTCCTTCTGGGCGCCAACGTGCTGGTGGAGAAGGTCTTCGCCTGGCCCGGCATCGGCTCCTACGCGGTGGAGGCGCTGATCGCCTCCGACTACGCGCCCGTGCAGGGCTTCGTGCTGGTGATGGCGGTGCTCTACGTGCTGCTGAACCTCGCCATCGACCTGCTCTACGGCGTGATCGACCCGCGCATGGGGGTGGCATGA